From Mucilaginibacter rubeus, a single genomic window includes:
- the nadB gene encoding L-aspartate oxidase, with protein MTRTVDFLVVGSGIAGLSFALKAAKHGKVLIVTKSNEDESNTKYAQGGVAVVVDKKEDSFEKHIQDTLISGDGLCDREVVEAVVKEGPARINEIIDYGTNFDKTNEGVYDLAKEGGHSEFRVLHYKDVTGWEIERSLLEEIHKNPNIEILTHYFAVDLITQHHLGELVGKSSTDITCFGIYAFNTETKIVEKILSKVTVMAAGGAGHIYAVTTNPTIATGDGIAMVYRAKGKVRNMEFMQFHPTALYNPGEYPSFLISEAVRGFGGVLKRTNGEEFMHEYDERKSLAPRDITARAIDAEIKKSGEDFVYLDVRHRSKKDILNHFPNIYAKCLEIGIDMTKDMIPVAPACHYMCGGILVDHVGQSSILRLYACGECSSTGLHGANRLASNSLLEALVFAHRIYEDAIKQFENNVIPDNIPDWDEKGVQLSNEDILVTHNVREMQKLMNDYVGIVRSDFRLDRALRRLKLLYEETEDFYKKTKLSVKLCELRNLIQVSFIVVKSAMLRKESRGLHYTTDYPEHADKVQDTVF; from the coding sequence ATGACCCGAACTGTTGATTTCCTTGTAGTGGGTTCAGGAATTGCCGGATTAAGTTTTGCGCTCAAGGCCGCGAAGCATGGTAAGGTTCTGATAGTTACAAAATCTAACGAAGATGAATCCAACACCAAATATGCCCAGGGAGGCGTTGCGGTTGTTGTGGATAAAAAAGAGGATTCTTTTGAAAAACATATCCAGGACACCTTAATAAGTGGAGATGGCCTTTGCGACCGTGAAGTTGTTGAAGCTGTTGTTAAAGAAGGTCCGGCGCGTATTAACGAAATAATTGATTACGGAACCAATTTCGACAAGACTAATGAAGGTGTTTATGACCTGGCCAAAGAGGGTGGGCATTCCGAGTTTCGTGTATTGCATTATAAAGATGTAACTGGCTGGGAGATAGAGCGTTCGCTTTTGGAGGAAATTCATAAAAACCCTAATATTGAGATACTTACGCATTATTTTGCTGTCGACCTGATCACACAGCACCATTTAGGTGAGCTGGTGGGTAAATCAAGTACCGATATTACCTGCTTCGGGATTTATGCCTTTAATACAGAGACCAAGATTGTTGAAAAGATTCTTTCGAAGGTTACCGTAATGGCTGCAGGTGGGGCAGGGCATATTTATGCGGTTACTACCAACCCAACCATTGCTACCGGTGACGGCATCGCTATGGTTTATCGTGCAAAAGGTAAAGTACGTAATATGGAGTTCATGCAATTCCACCCTACAGCCTTATATAATCCTGGTGAATATCCATCATTCCTGATATCTGAAGCTGTACGTGGTTTTGGAGGTGTGTTGAAACGTACCAATGGTGAAGAATTTATGCACGAGTATGACGAGCGTAAATCATTAGCGCCCCGTGATATTACTGCAAGGGCTATTGATGCCGAAATAAAAAAATCAGGTGAGGACTTTGTTTATTTAGATGTAAGGCATCGCAGTAAGAAAGATATCCTGAACCATTTCCCTAATATCTATGCTAAATGTTTGGAAATTGGTATTGATATGACTAAGGATATGATCCCGGTTGCGCCGGCTTGTCATTATATGTGTGGCGGTATTTTGGTTGATCATGTTGGCCAGTCATCTATATTAAGATTATATGCCTGCGGCGAATGTTCGTCAACAGGCCTGCATGGAGCAAATCGTTTAGCTTCAAATTCGTTACTGGAGGCGCTGGTTTTTGCGCATCGCATTTATGAAGATGCCATCAAACAATTTGAAAATAATGTGATCCCGGATAATATTCCTGACTGGGATGAGAAAGGTGTTCAGCTGTCAAATGAGGATATCCTGGTGACCCACAACGTGCGCGAAATGCAGAAGTTAATGAATGACTATGTGGGTATTGTCCGTTCGGATTTCAGGCTGGATAGGGCCTTGCGCAGGTTGAAATTATTATATGAAGAGACTGAAGATTTCTATAAAAAAACAAAGCTTTCTGTAAAACTTTGCGAGCTACGTAACCTGATCCAGGTTTCA
- the nadA gene encoding quinolinate synthase NadA, with the protein MNTFEEINLKGYVDEEIDPTLDLFAEIEKLKKQKNAVILAHYYQDGDIQDIADYIGDSLGLSQQAAKTDADIIVFAGVHFMAETAKILSPTKKVLLPDMKAGCSLADSCPPHLFKKFKENYPDHLVITYVNCTAELKALTDIVCTSSNAVQIVESLPKDQKIIFGPDKNLGAYVAKKTGRDLVLWNGACMVHEIFSREKITKLKERHPGAKLLAHPECEDVILEMADYVGSTTGILKYAGSRQDKEFIVATESGILHQMQKENPDKIFIPAPPNNNCACNDCPHMKRNTLEKLYLCLKNETPEVIVPEHIIEKAVKPIERMLEISAQLGL; encoded by the coding sequence ATGAATACCTTCGAAGAAATAAATCTGAAAGGATACGTGGATGAAGAAATTGATCCGACGCTTGATCTTTTCGCGGAAATTGAAAAATTAAAAAAGCAAAAAAATGCGGTGATCCTGGCGCACTATTACCAGGACGGTGATATACAAGATATTGCCGATTACATTGGCGATAGTTTGGGATTATCCCAACAAGCTGCCAAAACGGATGCCGACATCATTGTTTTTGCAGGCGTACATTTCATGGCAGAAACAGCCAAGATCCTGTCGCCAACAAAGAAGGTTTTGCTGCCGGATATGAAGGCAGGTTGTTCATTAGCAGATAGTTGCCCGCCTCACTTGTTTAAAAAGTTTAAGGAAAACTATCCCGATCACCTGGTGATCACGTATGTAAACTGTACGGCCGAACTGAAAGCTTTAACTGACATTGTTTGTACATCAAGCAATGCCGTACAGATTGTGGAGAGCTTACCGAAGGATCAGAAGATCATTTTCGGTCCTGATAAAAACCTTGGCGCGTATGTAGCCAAGAAAACCGGTCGCGACCTGGTATTGTGGAACGGTGCTTGTATGGTGCATGAGATATTTTCGAGAGAAAAAATCACTAAGCTGAAAGAAAGGCATCCGGGAGCAAAACTGCTGGCGCACCCTGAGTGCGAGGATGTTATCCTGGAAATGGCCGATTATGTTGGTTCAACAACCGGTATTTTGAAATATGCCGGCAGCCGCCAGGATAAGGAATTTATTGTAGCAACAGAATCGGGTATTTTACACCAGATGCAGAAGGAAAATCCGGATAAAATATTTATTCCGGCGCCGCCAAATAACAACTGCGCATGTAACGATTGTCCGCATATGAAGCGTAACACATTGGAAAAATTATACCTGTGTTTGAAAAATGAAACGCCTGAGGTAATTGTACCAGAGCATATCATTGAAAAAGCGGTAAAACCAATAGAGCGCATGCTTGAAATTTCGGCCCAGCTGGGATTGTAG
- the thiL gene encoding thiamine-phosphate kinase produces the protein MFENQDRTNLEELGEFGLIGHLTKNIKLTNESSKKGVGDDAAVLDFGGKQVLVSTDMLLEGIHFDLAYTPLKHLGYKAIQVNLSDIYAMNGIASQVTVSIGMSSKFPLEAIEELYQGIYIACEKYNVDLIGGDTTSSKQGLVISVTSIGYADEADIVYRNGAEEGDLICVSGDLGGAYTGLQLLEREKLVYLENPNIQPDLEGKDYIVERQLKPEARRDVVELLKSIEVKPTAMIDVSDGLASELLHICKQSNKGCNLYEEKIPLDPMTFETAREFNLDPTICALSGGEDYELLFTVKQADYDKIKFKMDISIIGYITEPSAGCNLITKSGTVHELKAQGWNAFKKAE, from the coding sequence ATGTTTGAAAATCAGGATAGAACCAATTTAGAGGAGCTTGGCGAATTTGGCCTTATCGGTCATCTCACCAAAAATATCAAGCTCACCAACGAAAGCTCGAAAAAGGGAGTTGGCGATGATGCAGCGGTGCTTGATTTTGGCGGCAAACAAGTGCTGGTAAGTACCGATATGCTGTTGGAAGGAATCCATTTTGATTTAGCATACACGCCGCTTAAGCACTTGGGTTACAAAGCGATACAGGTAAATCTGAGTGATATTTACGCGATGAATGGCATAGCGTCGCAGGTTACTGTATCTATCGGCATGTCGAGCAAATTTCCGCTCGAAGCCATTGAGGAGCTTTACCAGGGGATTTATATCGCCTGTGAAAAATATAATGTAGACTTGATTGGCGGTGATACAACATCGTCAAAACAAGGCTTGGTGATTAGTGTAACTTCAATTGGCTATGCCGATGAAGCTGATATTGTGTACCGTAACGGTGCCGAAGAAGGCGATTTGATTTGTGTATCCGGAGATTTGGGTGGTGCTTATACCGGTTTGCAATTATTGGAACGTGAAAAATTGGTTTACCTGGAAAATCCTAATATTCAGCCAGATCTGGAAGGTAAGGATTACATTGTTGAACGGCAGCTAAAACCGGAGGCCCGCCGTGATGTGGTTGAATTGCTGAAAAGTATAGAGGTAAAACCTACTGCTATGATCGATGTATCCGACGGTTTAGCTTCTGAGTTACTGCACATCTGCAAGCAAAGCAATAAGGGTTGTAACCTGTACGAGGAAAAAATACCGCTTGATCCGATGACTTTTGAAACCGCCCGCGAATTTAACCTCGACCCCACTATTTGTGCCTTAAGTGGCGGTGAGGATTATGAATTATTGTTCACCGTAAAGCAGGCCGATTACGATAAGATCAAATTTAAAATGGATATCAGCATTATCGGGTATATCACCGAACCATCGGCCGGTTGTAACCTGATCACCAAAAGTGGCACTGTTCATGAATTGAAAGCCCAGGGTTGGAACGCGTTTAAAAAAGCAGAATAA
- a CDS encoding DNA recombination protein RmuC, with protein sequence MTGIILVIVSLIILLIAVFLFLKKPKAVELISAEELSKLRYDHDQLKISLAKAEEKSNGLAAEKESITNFLKEEKNRLIDELLYERTQLAQANQSLESARAYYKSQQEKLQEQKVEIEQIRTQFQREFENVAEKLLKEKSKEFTDINRSNLDVILNPLKENLKAFEDKVEKVYNMEAAERNTLKGVITQLMDLNKQISDEAQNLTKALKGDNKKQGNWGEMILERILERSGLVKDQEYRIQAAMQATDGTRYQPDVIIDLPDDKHLIIDSKVSLIAYEKLVNADTEDDRKLFAKAHIESIRGHVAGLSAKKYHDLYKINSPDFVLLFVPIESSFSIAVQLDNELFNYAWDRKVVIVSPSTLLATLRTIASMWKQERQNRNVLEIARLSGDMYDKFVGFLSDMDSIGKNINQTQSAYNNAVNKLSEGRGNLTITAEKIKKLGAKADKQIDQKFIGEE encoded by the coding sequence ATGACTGGTATTATATTAGTAATTGTATCCCTGATCATCCTGCTGATTGCTGTTTTTTTATTCCTGAAAAAGCCAAAAGCGGTTGAGCTGATCTCTGCCGAAGAGTTGAGTAAACTTCGTTATGATCATGATCAGCTTAAAATTTCATTGGCCAAAGCCGAAGAAAAATCTAACGGCTTAGCTGCTGAAAAAGAAAGTATTACCAACTTTTTAAAGGAGGAAAAGAACCGCCTGATTGACGAACTTTTATACGAACGTACCCAGTTGGCGCAGGCCAATCAATCCTTAGAAAGTGCCCGTGCTTATTATAAATCACAGCAGGAAAAACTGCAGGAGCAAAAAGTCGAGATAGAGCAGATCCGCACGCAGTTTCAGCGCGAATTTGAAAACGTAGCCGAAAAACTGCTAAAAGAAAAATCGAAGGAGTTTACCGATATCAACCGTAGTAATTTGGATGTTATCCTTAACCCGCTAAAGGAAAACCTGAAGGCTTTTGAGGATAAAGTAGAGAAAGTTTATAACATGGAAGCCGCAGAACGAAACACGCTTAAAGGCGTAATTACCCAGCTGATGGACCTGAATAAACAGATCAGCGATGAGGCTCAAAACCTAACCAAAGCACTCAAAGGCGATAACAAAAAACAAGGTAACTGGGGCGAGATGATACTGGAGCGGATACTGGAACGCTCAGGCCTGGTTAAAGACCAGGAATACCGGATTCAGGCCGCTATGCAGGCTACCGATGGTACAAGATATCAACCCGATGTCATTATCGATTTACCGGATGATAAGCACCTGATCATCGACTCTAAAGTATCGCTGATTGCCTATGAAAAACTGGTTAATGCCGATACGGAGGATGACCGCAAGCTCTTCGCCAAGGCTCATATTGAATCTATCCGTGGCCACGTGGCCGGCCTTTCTGCCAAAAAATATCACGATTTGTATAAGATCAATTCCCCTGATTTTGTGTTGCTTTTTGTGCCGATAGAGTCCTCATTCAGTATAGCGGTACAGCTTGATAATGAATTGTTTAATTACGCCTGGGACAGGAAAGTAGTAATCGTTAGTCCGTCTACATTATTGGCAACGCTGCGTACAATTGCCAGTATGTGGAAACAGGAACGTCAAAACCGTAATGTACTGGAAATAGCCCGCTTGAGTGGTGATATGTACGATAAATTTGTCGGCTTTTTAAGTGATATGGATAGCATTGGCAAAAACATTAATCAAACACAATCCGCCTATAATAATGCTGTCAATAAGTTATCGGAGGGTAGGGGTAACCTTACCATTACCGCCGAAAAGATCAAGAAACTTGGCGCTAAAGCGGATAAGCAAATAGATCAGAAGTTTATTGGTGAAGAGTAA
- a CDS encoding gliding motility lipoprotein GldH has product MKRALNIIYPAALLLITMFAGSCTDPNSIIDTNTEIADHNWSYVNRVNFDVKINDEKAAYNQYLNLRVTGNYKYSNIFVLVYQITPDKKTQTTRFEVKLANPDGEWLGKGSGNLYSYQVLLRKNYHFPSKGVYRFQIEQNMRDNPLHEISDVGLRVEKAQ; this is encoded by the coding sequence ATGAAACGGGCATTAAACATCATTTACCCGGCAGCATTGTTACTGATAACGATGTTTGCCGGGTCGTGTACCGATCCTAACAGCATTATTGATACCAACACCGAAATTGCCGACCACAACTGGTCGTATGTTAACCGCGTAAATTTTGATGTTAAAATTAATGATGAAAAAGCAGCCTATAACCAGTACCTCAATTTGCGGGTAACAGGCAACTACAAATACTCCAATATATTCGTGCTGGTTTACCAGATCACGCCTGATAAAAAAACACAAACCACCCGTTTTGAAGTAAAACTGGCCAATCCCGACGGCGAATGGCTGGGCAAAGGATCGGGTAATTTATACAGTTACCAGGTACTTTTACGTAAAAATTATCACTTTCCTTCAAAAGGCGTTTACCGGTTCCAGATAGAGCAAAACATGCGCGATAACCCGCTGCATGAGATCAGCGATGTGGGTTTACGGGTAGAAAAGGCTCAATAA
- the ricT gene encoding regulatory iron-sulfur-containing complex subunit RicT, producing the protein MGCGSCSTGGGCTPAGCKSNGSCLTNGCSKLDVYDWLSHMDMPTNYKPFQVIEVKFKGSRKEFYLNNDNIYLESGELVAVEATTGGYDIGHVSLTGELVRMQMVKRHVKEADVIKKIYRKATVADVDKWKAAKDMEWETMHKSRKLALDLNLSMKLSDVDYQGDKTKATFYYTAEGRVDFRELIKKMAETFRIRIEMRQIGMRQEASRLGGIGSCGRELCCSTWLTDFKTVSTSAARYQNLSLNTLKLAGQCGKLKCCLNYELDTYMDALKHIPDNVNILRTQKGDARLQKTDIFKRMMWFSYPGEESWVPLPIKKVKEIQQQNKDGVLPEDLGEIVVVEAAPAKVLDYENVVGQDSLTRLDERRNNNKKKNKNRNKNQKPGGQAQAAEGKPANQQQPRPQQPQQGSGNLQEKPAQQQQRPEGNRQQQNNKPQGNRPPQQNKPQGEGKPQGEAKPQKEGRPQGEPRPPQGEGKPQGEGSGNNNRRRRPNRPNRNNNNNNQQAKPE; encoded by the coding sequence ATGGGATGTGGAAGTTGCTCAACAGGTGGCGGATGTACGCCTGCGGGCTGCAAAAGTAACGGCAGTTGCCTTACTAATGGTTGCAGCAAATTAGATGTTTACGATTGGCTGTCGCATATGGACATGCCGACTAACTATAAGCCTTTCCAGGTTATTGAAGTTAAGTTTAAAGGCTCGCGCAAGGAGTTTTATTTAAACAACGATAATATTTACCTCGAATCAGGAGAGTTGGTAGCTGTTGAAGCTACTACCGGTGGTTATGATATAGGCCACGTTTCGCTTACCGGCGAACTGGTGCGCATGCAGATGGTAAAACGCCATGTGAAGGAAGCTGATGTGATTAAAAAGATCTACCGTAAAGCTACCGTTGCCGATGTTGACAAATGGAAAGCCGCCAAGGATATGGAATGGGAAACCATGCATAAATCGCGCAAGCTGGCGCTTGACCTTAACCTGAGCATGAAGCTGAGCGACGTGGATTACCAGGGCGATAAAACCAAAGCTACATTTTATTATACAGCCGAAGGCCGCGTTGATTTCAGGGAACTGATCAAGAAGATGGCCGAAACCTTCCGCATCCGTATCGAGATGAGGCAGATAGGTATGAGGCAGGAGGCGAGCCGCCTGGGCGGCATAGGCTCATGTGGGCGCGAACTGTGCTGCTCAACCTGGCTTACCGATTTTAAAACGGTATCAACCTCGGCTGCCCGCTATCAAAATCTTTCCTTAAATACCCTGAAACTGGCTGGCCAGTGTGGTAAGCTGAAATGCTGCCTTAACTATGAGCTGGATACTTACATGGATGCATTAAAACACATCCCCGATAATGTAAACATACTCAGAACCCAAAAAGGTGATGCCCGTCTGCAAAAAACCGACATCTTTAAACGGATGATGTGGTTTAGCTATCCTGGAGAAGAATCATGGGTTCCGCTGCCAATAAAAAAGGTTAAAGAGATCCAGCAGCAGAATAAAGATGGTGTGCTCCCTGAAGATCTGGGCGAAATTGTTGTGGTTGAAGCGGCACCGGCAAAAGTGCTTGATTACGAAAACGTAGTTGGTCAGGACAGTCTTACCCGTTTGGATGAGCGCCGTAACAACAATAAAAAGAAGAACAAAAACCGCAATAAAAACCAAAAACCCGGAGGCCAGGCACAAGCGGCAGAAGGAAAACCCGCCAATCAGCAGCAACCACGCCCGCAACAGCCTCAGCAGGGTTCAGGCAATCTGCAGGAAAAACCGGCGCAACAACAGCAACGTCCTGAGGGAAATCGCCAGCAACAAAACAACAAACCACAGGGAAACCGTCCTCCTCAGCAAAATAAACCGCAAGGAGAAGGAAAACCACAGGGTGAGGCTAAACCACAAAAAGAAGGAAGGCCACAAGGAGAACCAAGACCTCCGCAAGGTGAGGGGAAACCACAAGGTGAAGGCAGCGGTAATAATAACAGGCGCCGCAGGCCAAACCGCCCAAACCGGAATAATAATAACAACAATCAACAGGCAAAACCTGAATGA
- a CDS encoding ATP-binding protein yields MQFKEIVGQEAIKQRLLNTVSENRVSHAQLFLGPEGSGSLALAVAYAQYLSCEDKQPADSCGVCSSCRKYQKLMHPDLHFSYPFFAKHKDDTALTFIEQWRGALTTNPYLSLDTWRGYLDAENKQANINIAECHQIIKKLSFKPFESEYKILILWLPEYLDKEGNSLLKIIEEPQPNTLFLLVAQNQDQILNTILSRTQLVKIPSLEYDEIKEYLISAHHQTEEAAAEIAYLSNGNMTEALAMLQQDNKSYHELFVQWLRYCFGNKGIEVMAFVEQFAKMGRENQKNFLRYGTSFIRECCLLLAGAGSLVHLPARELDTAQKMSNVLSIGKSQMIIDELEKAHYHVERNANPKILFLDVSLQIIKILINKNVPAGNQYMPS; encoded by the coding sequence ATGCAGTTTAAAGAAATAGTAGGACAGGAAGCAATTAAGCAACGTTTACTTAACACGGTGAGCGAGAACCGGGTAAGCCACGCGCAATTATTTTTAGGCCCCGAAGGTTCGGGCAGCCTGGCGCTTGCTGTTGCCTATGCTCAGTATCTGTCCTGCGAAGATAAACAGCCCGCAGATTCATGCGGTGTATGCTCTTCTTGCAGAAAGTATCAAAAACTTATGCATCCGGATCTGCATTTTTCGTACCCGTTCTTTGCTAAACATAAGGATGATACGGCACTTACGTTTATTGAGCAATGGCGCGGAGCTTTAACCACCAACCCGTATTTAAGCCTCGATACCTGGCGCGGATACCTTGATGCCGAAAACAAACAGGCCAACATCAACATTGCCGAATGCCACCAAATCATCAAGAAATTAAGCTTCAAGCCTTTTGAATCAGAATACAAGATACTGATACTTTGGCTGCCTGAGTACCTGGATAAGGAGGGTAACTCACTGCTTAAAATTATTGAAGAACCGCAACCAAACACCTTGTTTTTATTAGTTGCCCAAAATCAGGATCAAATCCTGAATACCATATTATCACGTACGCAACTGGTTAAAATACCATCGCTCGAGTACGATGAAATTAAAGAATATTTAATAAGCGCCCATCACCAAACAGAAGAAGCCGCTGCCGAAATAGCCTACCTGAGCAACGGCAACATGACCGAAGCTTTGGCCATGCTACAGCAAGATAACAAAAGCTATCATGAGCTGTTTGTACAATGGTTGCGCTATTGCTTTGGCAATAAAGGTATTGAAGTAATGGCCTTTGTTGAGCAGTTTGCCAAAATGGGGCGCGAAAACCAAAAGAATTTTTTGCGTTACGGCACAAGCTTTATCCGCGAATGCTGTTTACTGCTTGCCGGAGCCGGTAGCTTGGTACATTTACCTGCAAGAGAATTGGATACAGCGCAAAAAATGAGTAACGTGCTGAGTATTGGCAAATCGCAAATGATTATTGATGAGCTGGAAAAAGCGCATTATCACGTGGAGCGAAACGCTAATCCTAAAATCTTATTTTTAGATGTATCTTTACAAATTATTAAAATACTAATTAATAAAAATGTCCCTGCGGGGAATCAATATATGCCAAGTTAA
- the ruvX gene encoding Holliday junction resolvase RuvX: MRVMAFDYGTKRIGIAVTDPLQIIATGLDNIHPNSIIEFLKKYLQTEQVERFIVGEPKQMDNTPSQSAVHVKGFVNLLKKTFPEIPIEMVDERFTSKMASATIAQSGMNKKNRQNKELVDTISAVILLQSWMGTRF; the protein is encoded by the coding sequence ATGAGAGTAATGGCATTTGATTATGGCACCAAGCGCATCGGCATAGCGGTTACCGACCCCCTGCAGATCATCGCGACAGGCCTTGATAATATCCACCCCAACAGTATCATCGAGTTTTTAAAAAAATATCTTCAAACCGAACAGGTAGAGCGTTTTATTGTGGGCGAACCCAAGCAGATGGATAATACCCCTTCACAATCGGCCGTGCACGTAAAGGGCTTCGTAAACTTGTTAAAGAAAACTTTCCCGGAAATACCTATCGAAATGGTTGACGAACGTTTTACCTCAAAAATGGCATCGGCAACTATAGCCCAAAGCGGCATGAACAAAAAGAACCGTCAAAATAAGGAGCTGGTAGATACCATATCGGCCGTGATTTTACTGCAAAGCTGGATGGGGACAAGGTTCTGA
- a CDS encoding acyl-CoA thioesterase, whose translation MSFTKTYTVKEEHIDVQNIMDGLYYPFYMEWCRHDFIREVLGFDFEEQAHLGVNMVLSEYSIKFVRSLKSGDEFTVSCDLFGDAKGLPRLHFKQTITCRGKVMTTGVFTGTCISAGGRPYLPEIILEQVAGMPTLE comes from the coding sequence ATGAGCTTTACTAAAACTTATACTGTAAAAGAAGAACATATTGATGTTCAAAATATCATGGATGGATTATACTATCCTTTTTATATGGAATGGTGCCGCCATGATTTTATTCGTGAAGTACTTGGCTTTGATTTTGAAGAACAGGCACATTTGGGTGTGAACATGGTACTGTCTGAGTATTCAATAAAATTTGTACGCTCACTAAAAAGCGGCGATGAGTTTACCGTAAGCTGCGATTTGTTCGGTGATGCCAAAGGCCTGCCCCGCTTACATTTTAAACAAACCATTACCTGTCGCGGTAAGGTTATGACCACCGGCGTATTTACCGGCACCTGTATCTCAGCCGGTGGAAGGCCTTATTTGCCGGAGATAATTTTGGAGCAGGTAGCTGGTATGCCGACTCTGGAATGA
- a CDS encoding O-methyltransferase, producing the protein MDILPNALLAYLDDHCDPEPEVLKKLNRETHIKVLKPNMLSGHYQGRLLSFLSKMVQPKRILEIGTYTGYSAICLAEGLAEDGILHTIEVNREMEEIINSHLKLTDVENKIKLYFGPAETIIADLQEDIFDLVFIDADKKNNYTYFQLVFDKVRSGGLIIIDNVLWKGKVYGPEKDADTEGIRKLNDQIAVDSRIEKLILPVRDGLLVIRKK; encoded by the coding sequence ATGGATATTCTCCCTAATGCCTTATTGGCTTACTTAGATGACCATTGCGACCCGGAGCCGGAAGTGCTTAAAAAGCTCAACCGCGAAACGCATATCAAGGTGTTAAAACCTAACATGTTATCCGGACATTACCAGGGCCGTTTGCTCAGTTTTTTGAGCAAAATGGTACAGCCTAAGCGCATCCTGGAGATAGGTACCTACACAGGCTACTCTGCTATTTGCCTGGCCGAAGGTTTAGCCGAAGACGGCATCCTCCATACCATTGAAGTTAATCGCGAGATGGAGGAAATCATAAATTCACACCTTAAACTAACAGATGTTGAAAATAAAATAAAACTGTATTTTGGGCCTGCAGAGACCATTATTGCTGATTTACAGGAAGATATTTTCGATTTGGTGTTTATAGATGCGGATAAAAAGAATAATTATACTTACTTTCAATTAGTTTTTGACAAAGTCAGATCCGGAGGATTAATAATAATTGACAATGTTTTGTGGAAAGGAAAGGTGTACGGCCCCGAAAAAGATGCCGATACTGAAGGAATCCGCAAACTAAATGACCAGATAGCTGTTGATAGCAGGATAGAAAAGTTGATCCTGCCAGTACGCGACGGGCTGCTGGTTATCAGAAAAAAATAA
- a CDS encoding glycoside hydrolase family 73 protein, with amino-acid sequence MKKILLITTLLISTLAASAQKNTSLSYIDKFKDDAIRIMHETGIPASIVLGVAMHESGCGNSTIAQNLNNQFGVKGYNTVVYTKHNKKVRTSYKKYDSVFDSFQDFARIMTERKQFSHLADALTHYDYKGWAKGIQRAGYAGSRKWAAQVLGIINKYDLNELDENPATQTQLADATTKQ; translated from the coding sequence ATGAAGAAAATCTTACTGATTACAACACTGTTGATTTCAACATTAGCTGCTTCAGCACAGAAAAATACCTCATTATCGTACATTGATAAATTCAAAGATGATGCCATTCGCATCATGCACGAAACCGGGATCCCGGCAAGCATCGTTTTAGGTGTAGCCATGCACGAATCTGGTTGTGGCAACAGCACCATCGCACAAAACCTTAATAACCAATTTGGAGTAAAAGGTTACAACACTGTAGTTTATACCAAACACAACAAAAAAGTTCGTACTTCATATAAAAAATACGATTCGGTTTTTGATTCATTCCAGGACTTTGCCCGTATCATGACCGAGCGTAAACAGTTCAGCCACCTGGCCGACGCGCTTACCCATTATGATTATAAAGGATGGGCAAAAGGTATTCAGCGTGCCGGTTATGCAGGCAGCCGCAAATGGGCCGCGCAGGTATTAGGTATTATTAATAAATATGACCTTAACGAACTTGACGAAAACCCGGCAACCCAAACGCAACTGGCCGACGCGACAACTAAACAATAA